The following is a genomic window from Apis cerana isolate GH-2021 linkage group LG6, AcerK_1.0, whole genome shotgun sequence.
cttattatttgtaatttatttttctcaaaatgagtgtaaaagataattttaacgtTTATGTTGGTGGTAAATCTGGAATTTTCAAAggtaaagtattattattaatattgtattaatattgttttttagttAGGTTAGTTTAATAAAGtactatataacaattaactataaaatattttttcttttatatttttgataatttaataataatcatttaattatgtattttgttGATAGgtgtaaaaatagaaaaagaagaatatttgatagaaaatatacaaaatttgatttccaTAACAGATAATGATGAAGTTACATCAATGTCTTGGGGCGATGATgatgaaagagaaattttaattggctGTGGAGTAAAAGATATTAGAaggttatatataatgtaatttatctattatatataattagaaacattataatttttttttatagtgtaAAAGTTTATGACTCGGGATGTTCAACATTtacatgttcttttttttgcaatattggAACAGGAAAAATAACTGGCATATCTCGATATGATGAGTgagtaatatttcaaataaatatttctgaaataatatattacttaattttaatgtaatattttatccacAGAGCAATTCTAACTGCTGTTAAATCAGGAGAAGTAAAATTATGGAGatttaaagaagaagatgGGTTTATAATAAGAGCTGgtgaaaatttagataaaatgcgtcattcgaaaataaataaacatgtaATAGCAACTGGAGGTCAAGaacatgaattaaaattatttgatatagaaagaaaaactcgaatatttctagaaaaaaatgtagCTCATGATTGGTTACAATTAAGAGTTCCTATTTGGATTTCTGATATAGATTTTCTTCCTCATACAGAACAAATTGTTACTGTTGGTAGATATGGACATGTAAGATTCTAATTAATAcacaatttcattataaaattagttaactatatatattttataaaaaaaattttttaaggtaCGTTTATATGATCCAAAAGTGCAAAGAAgaccaattataaatatagaaatgaaagATGAAATGTTAACGACTTTAAGTGTAGTACCACAACAgaagtatatatatgaaatgcatgtaaaaaatgtaataatcttttttttaatatgaatataaaatgttttcatttaattgCAGACAAATTATAGTAGGTACAGGTAAAGGTAAAATGAATCTCGTGGACCTAAGAAAACCAGCTaaagtattaaatacatataaaggaTTTGTTGGAGGTGTAACTGGAATAGCTTGTAGTACAGTTGAACCTTATATTATTAGTGTTAGTTTAGATAGATATTTACGAATACAccatattaatacaaaacaattattaaaaaaggtacaatttattttaatatcaaaagaataatgtattaaaatgtaattcaatatataattttattctttattgcagatatatttaacatcaaaaatatcatgtaTGGTATTACGTTCAGATttctcattttcaaaaaataacgaaattaatgaACAAAGTAcacaaaagtataataaaaatatagagaatttTGAAgtaaagaaacaagaaaatatacaaaccAATTTAGAGTATTCAGATTCAGAATATGAtatgttatttgaaaaaatgcaaGTAATTAGTAATgcagaagataaaaaattaattgaaaaaaaacgaaaaaagattaataaaaaaggttTATCAGATAATGCAATTGTAAGTATATGTAtttgtttatctttttattttttatttattaaagacacaaattaacgaaaataaattattttattttatttttcaatatatagatCTCTCATAAATCTGAagtaaagagaaaaggaaaggcaGAAAAATTGtccaagataaaaaaaataaaaacattaaaatcaacataatcataagtaaaatattgataattaattatcatgtgAATGATCATTTAACATTTAGATCTCATATAACAAAGAAaactttcttatatttttatatataagtctgtttttataaatgataaaaaatgttatttatattaaataaatttaaagcaaATCTCACGATATTTAAGGGAATAAGGCATAGAAAACATTACAAACACTGAAgtaaaatgtttcatttacgATGTATTTTGTCACTCAgcaattcgtttcttttttttcatttgtaccTTACATGTACAAGGGACATGAATAATGCGCTAATAGCTTTTGCCCTGGATATACAGTACTGAGACGCGACTAAATGTACTGcctaattattcgattaattctttattgtacaatttattcttaataccTTGTCTATATATTGTTTTGGTTCACGAATGCAGCGTACACCGACTTCAATGGTTTTTAATCactaataatgtttattttctgttaacttgtaattatattaacttgTGCCTTtgtttgcaataataatattgaaatcggTTGCGCTGCAATATAGGCTACTGTAGATCTTTTTACGTCTAAAAACTAGAAAAAATGAACGTGACAACTTGTAAAGTTGAAACGTATTTTGTACTAAAAGGAAACAATATATTCGCAGCTACAGCACACTAAACCTTATTCGGCTATAATCCTTTCAGCTGTACAAAAATCATTGTCCACTACGCCTCTTGTTAATTAATACTAacgtaaattttctttatcctgACTCCGTTCTCGtttgaaatggaatatttattcttatcccCATAAATGTAATCTAGGAATAACTTTTACTAAATTACAGGCACTGTCCCCTTCAAGATTCAAATAGGTGATATTCATCcatatttctataaacaaAATGGAACTTTGTGCCAAAAAGGGAAATATATCCCTGACACAGAGgccatttatatatacaaattttcgcATAGATGTAACATTCCAAGatctgtataatttataattccatctctttttttgtataataagcGTAGAATGAAATCTGTTTCAAAATGAAACAGTTTTCAGCTTAATAAATCGTTTGTACAGGAATGCTTTCTgccattcattttataatttcttatttaatcatatacaatgttgaaaattagtgaaaatcatattttacttaatttttaaatataattcaacattGGTgcttgtttataatttatatgtgatattattagctttataaatatttataaggattgattttttcaatttttaaaataatttcttttaattaattataatttgactacatatgaaaattagcaataatataaaatgtaattacaaaACTTTTCATCCATTATATTCTTCatgatatcaattatattttcgtcAATAATAACATAGAGAATTtagtcaaaaattatataaaaattttttacatttgcttatatttccattttctttctcaaatgaaaatttatgaataatttatttataaaaatttcttgtaaaacaaatacaaacataggaatatttaaaagaaatactactaaataaaattatatgtacacACAAATCTAAAATCAACTTGATGTgttcgtaattattaattatcattttgaaaGTATGAAACTTGAAGAATGTGCtgcaaatattgttatatacgtaaaacattaattaaaacaatcagTATAATAATGGCAGCGCATATTAAGTGTAGAATTgttatcattcatttttataggccctttaatatttaataatgtaatttttgtcTTGTAaacattactttttaaaaaagatacatgaaataataatctataaattcaacaatagatagtaatttgattttatataagtattgcTTTCCTGTactgaaatatttcatgaagCTGATAtagaaattacataataatacaattaatttcgaatatttttttctattatacatattttattattattcattgtatGCATACTACTTCCATTTGTTTGCTATATCAGAGTCAGCTGTTAATGCAAAATCAAAAGCACcatgttttttcctttttttatttttttgtaaaatatcacATGCTGTGCAATTGTTTAAAACAAAATCGTTTATTATGCACATCAGTTTCTAGTATTCAGACATCTAACGTGATAATTCACGGACAAAGAAGctactttttttatagataagcATACAGGATAtacatatttagatatttgctTAACACTGTAGTATTTCGTTCCTGTCAGGAAAAGCGTGGAAGGCCTCTGTAAAAACGAGGTCCATATTCATGAATTATGGAGCACTCTTTGATATAGGGCTACTTTATCATGTCATTTGGACATTTTTCTACACTATTTGatgtaaataaagtaaattacctcataatttttgatctgaaataaaatacaaagattTCAGTATAAGAAGGAGCAtagcaatattataaatctaaagGATGCAAGAAACCactattttaaaagttctatTGAAACATTCCCAGTATACGATTGAAGAAAGGgtgtatagaatattataccCTGAGTAAATAATGGCGTAGCAATCGTTCCTGGCAAGAAGCTCGAACGTCTAT
Proteins encoded in this region:
- the LOC107999691 gene encoding WD repeat-containing protein 74 isoform X2 is translated as MSVKDNFNVYVGGKSGIFKGVKIEKEEYLIENIQNLISITDNDEVTSMSWGDDDEREILIGCGVKDIRSVKVYDSGCSTFTCSFFCNIGTGKITGISRYDEAILTAVKSGEVKLWRFKEEDGFIIRAGENLDKMRHSKINKHVIATGGQEHELKLFDIERKTRIFLEKNVAHDWLQLRVPIWISDIDFLPHTEQIVTVGRYGHVRLYDPKVQRRPIINIEMKDEMLTTLSVVPQQKQIIVGTGKGKMNLVDLRKPAKVLNTYKGFVGGVTGIACSTVEPYIISVSLDRYLRIHHINTKQLLKKIYLTSKISCMVLRSDFSFSKNNEINEQSTQKYNKNIENFEVKKQENIQTNLEYSDSEYDMLFEKMQVISNAEDKKLIEKKRKKINKKGLSDNAIISHKSEVKRKGKAEKLSKIKKIKTLKST
- the LOC107999691 gene encoding WD repeat-containing protein 74 isoform X1, with product MSVKDNFNVYVGGKSGIFKGVKIEKEEYLIENIQNLISITDNDEVTSMSWGDDDEREILIGCGVKDIRSVKVYDSGCSTFTCSFFCNIGTGKITGISRYDEAILTAVKSGEVKLWRFKEEDGFIIRAGENLDKMRHSKINKHVIATGGQEHELKLFDIERKTRIFLEKNVAHDWLQLRVPIWISDIDFLPHTEQIVTVGRYGHVRLYDPKVQRRPIINIEMKDEMLTTLSVVPQQKYIYEIQIIVGTGKGKMNLVDLRKPAKVLNTYKGFVGGVTGIACSTVEPYIISVSLDRYLRIHHINTKQLLKKIYLTSKISCMVLRSDFSFSKNNEINEQSTQKYNKNIENFEVKKQENIQTNLEYSDSEYDMLFEKMQVISNAEDKKLIEKKRKKINKKGLSDNAIISHKSEVKRKGKAEKLSKIKKIKTLKST